Within Spinacia oleracea cultivar Varoflay chromosome 4, BTI_SOV_V1, whole genome shotgun sequence, the genomic segment TCAACATTGTCATCAATCCATTTTCATTTTAAAAATGAGATAACTGGTTTTTATAAGATTCGAACCCGCAACCTTCACTTTCAACACTAAAGTGTTATCCAATTGAGCTATGACTTTTTATATGTTatctttgcaaaattaatataaatataatacaGAAAAATTAACTTGTGAGAAAATTCTTacataatttcattaaatataataattaattgttattcacATAATACtctggggcatcgcccgggccaaaATACTAGTTCTAAGGATTATAATTTGGAATAGATTAATCTTTTCAGAAGCGTTTACATGaacgtgattttaattaatcatgtaaatacttgtaAAGCTTACtaggccattcgttttaggatacgaatgggtgaatgcaaatatatttattattatgtatTGCAGGTGTTGCGGATGACTAGTATGTCCcaactaggatagttaaatacggtctgcgtaccgttttatctttgaatgtaaagttttaaatatgcacGAGTGGAAAAAGTCTCATTTACGTCGCTCATTTAAGTCTATTTGCGCCGCACATTGCGAGATGCAAAAGgccgcgacgcaaatgacctaaAGTCATGTGCGTCGTACTTTTGTGCGGCGCAAATGAcaatcatttgcgtcgcacatgagctaaatctgcgacgcaaatgacttttcagcatggtgccaaaaaagtcatttgtgtcgctGTTTCACCTAatatgcgacgcaaatgactttttttaaaaaaaaaacaactgaAAGTACCATTTACGTCACACTTTTGttaaagtgcgatgcaaatgacttcaatttttataaaaaaactgACTCCtcgttttgtttatttaatctACACTATATACGTATAGTgcaaattaaataaacaaattaaatgtGGAACTCTTAATTTTCCACTCAACTGAATATTCATTCTAACCCTATAGAGTTTGAGAACCCtaattgtaataccccgaaattttaaattcgatttattaaaattaaaaatatttattaacttgatttcgttttaattaaattacgaataatcgaatttcgttattttaatcatttttacgatttattttaaacgataaaattatgaacgaaaatttatttacttttcGTTAATGACACTTTTAtacgaatttatttatttaaacttttctatttttataaatttccgAAAGTTGCaataatttctgaatttttaacctaatattgtgaatttacaaaaaaaaataaaataaaaatgccTTTGGAATAGCAAGATTCCATTTTTCTTCTCTTCCCTTGCTTCCCACGTACAAAACAAGGAGCATTTTGCTTGTTTCCCCTTTTCCTCTCAATTCAGTCTTGGTTCAATTGCTTGATCCCCAAGGGCTGAATCTTCTTCTTCACCCTTCTCAGTTTATAATAAGACAATTGCCAATTTGTTCTTCACCCAAAATCAATCAATAAAGCAGAAAAACAAAACATTCCTTCCTTGTTTTCCTTCTCGGTTCAAACCACCACCCACAACCACCATCACTGGCTGACTACCACCACTACTACCACCGTCCAACAACCACCAGAACCACCCTGATCAAGCACGACCGCCGCCACACCCACCGCAAGCACCACCCTCACCTCCCTTGCTCTTCGAATCCCCCTGCTCCCTCCCCTGTTTCTTCTTCTTTCCTTGCTTGCACCACCACCAACGCCACGCAGCAACCAACTTACCCCCTTCATCTTGCAAACCAACCTCCGCCGCCACTCTCCCCGGCGAGCCGTCCTCCCCTCCGCCCAGAACCACCCACGAAACCACCCCAATCTCCCTTGTTTTCGCCCCTGTTCGTGCTCTTTTCCCCCTTCCCTCGCCGTTCTGCCGCCACCAAACCACCGGCATCACTGTCGCCTGTCGGCGTCGAGTCCCCAGCCACCCTTCCTTTCTCCCTCCTCTTTCCTTCTCCTCGTCCGTCTCCTCTCCCTCCTCCCTTGTCGTGCCTTatcccaaaaaccaaaaccAGAAATCCAATTTTAAAACTTTGGCTTTTATTTTCCCTCAAACCCAAAATTAAGGTTGGGCCAATTGAATTGGGCCTTTGGTAAGTTAAGATCTGAATTTGCATTTTCAGATTTTCTCATTATAAACTTGTATGCCTTAATAAATTTGATAGTTTAGTTAATttctaataaaattatttattatttttaaggttttattatcaatttttatgaaaataagaTTCTAGTTTTATCTatcaaaatggaatttaaataatatttttattaaaatcgattcataaaatatacatgtatTTTGATCGcaaattcgattaataataatatttcgttaaattttgaaattagattttattaaaattcgttatttattaaatttattacttataaaatttatgattttataaaatattgatttaaaattatattatcgatttaactaaaataagttactaaacggatttatcaaggacaaaatttaaataagattttcgtgtaaattaattaaggaaaaaatatatatttcgattgaaatttcaattaattatattcttcactaaaattggcgtttaattatattttcattaaaactatgaaattatatttttttttaacattattattagaaaattggttaattataaagtttcgaaattattaagttaaattatttatcattttggtactaattcaattatttaatatttttaaagaaattggactcggagctcaggacgaacgaaccaacgaaaatccttagcaaagtcgtggaagtgaggtaacggctattgctagtacccgcaatcctcttataaatatgatttatgaagttatgacgttatgattgaatttatgaattaaatgttttgatgtgttttatggattgtgggatgaaatatgatttgtttgaattgtttattataatatgatttgattgagttttctcataaaattatgtttatgcaacgctttgaaagaaatgatatgtttattgatcacaggatcaaaatgatgttttatgagctaaatgagttatgttatttcgaactgaaatacaagccaaggcttagtaaaaatacataaaacatgataaaatgaaagtgaaagacctggtttgtctggcggtatataaactaccatcttcctatctatcggtcatgcatgcaccacggacacctgtccacccatggattacgagcccaggctcccatggtttatgagtccaggctcagggcccaggcccatgttacgatgatgagcccaggctcttatgggcccaggcccagtggagaattccttcacggttcgtacttgccgacaactagcatgttaaattgcaaagtttatgaatgaattgaatatgatgttttattaaatgttttacttattctattctccctgtgttattaaataaaatgaattgaaatgaatttacgctgctagaatagttcgttactgagtcttcggctcaccgttttgttttccgttttaggtactgcgggggatgatggacacgagtagtggcgaggagtttcactttaatattatccacctagtttatgtttacggttctaatagtttcaaaattttaattaaagacttttagtaagtaatgtactttcattttggtaatataaaggattattatatgtatattggagtatttaaaggcttatgattgatgtttgccttgtaatttccgaaaaggaagttacggcaggtaatgtcccgaccaattaggttaattccgctgctaattatgctttaataattgaattagaggtcggggcgttacactaATTCTCATTCTGCCCCCATTagagtgttcttcccaaaagttTAAAAACCTTGATTAATATCTAAGCTATCAATCATCAAGGCGGATCTGCACTTTCAGTGAATCAAGTAGAGGAACTAcgattggagttcttgttcgtgtccGTAGACATAagaggaaaacacgctacaaacgtatgTATTGCTTAAACCATACTTTATACACGTTTTCTGGTtttggggttattccgctatcatgttatgtatttaattgTAAACCCCTACATTTTTGTTAGCTTCCTTCGTCTGGGTGGTGTGGGGTGTTTTTATGGGTGATTCTCCAGGTTTGATCAGGTTTTGGAGTTCACCCACCGCCTTTTTTCGATGGTTTGTGGGATTTCTTAATTTTCCTTTTTGTCTACTCTTCTTCCTTAATACGTAAGTTCGATATGTTAGGGGTTTCTCCGATTGCTGTTGCCTACCCGATTGATATgatttttctttcttctctttagTTAGTCTGCTTTCTTTTGAGGTTGTTGGGTTTATGGGTAGGTTGGTGTTTTGGAGTTTCTTGAGTAGGACTTTCCTAGTCAGTTGTTGTCATTTGGTTTGTTGGCTTCATTTGCTCTGATTTTGTTGGTTAATTTGGGGGACTATTGGTATGTGGGTTAGGTAACCCAAGGGGTTGTACTATTATATTGGGGTTTGCATAAGGAAGCTTTTCCCTGCTCAAGGTGTTTGGACAGTGTGTTGCACCTCCCTTGTGTGGGGGAGGAAATTCAGCATAGTTGTTATCCTGAGGATATTAGGTTTGGGTTTTCCTTCAGAAGTTATTTGATGGAATACTAAGTTTATTGAGATGTCGTTTCGTCTGCATACGGGGTTGTTATTCCTATTGGTAGTGTTGTTAGTTTGTTGGTGATGTCATCGTTTGTCATTGATGTTAATCAATCTATTGAAGGAGGTTTCCCATATTTAATGTACGGGGGTAACCAATTAATGTCCTCCAATTTTCTTCCTAACTTCATGGTTGGAGTTGTGGGAAGAGAGCTTGCATTCGGGTGCAAGGTTTCTCATGGCAGAGTCATGATGGAAAGTGGTTCTCCGAGTTGCATTTCATCTCTTATGGGAAGTTGTTATGTCTTTCTAGGAGTGGACTGGTGTCATGTGTCCGTAGTTCAACAGGTTGCATTCTTCGTCAGGGGTTTTCTTCGCTTAAATTAATCACCAAGCTTGAAGGTCTCTGCAATGTTAAGGTCTCTTTGCTGGTGTCATACTTCCTCCATTGCCGTTTTCATCCTTCCCTTTTTATGTATGTGGTGGGGTGTAAAGGGCTAGTGTGGGTTTGAGTCCCTCTTGGTCTATCAGGCTCCTAGTCCCTGGTTTAAGGCAAGGCATCTTTGTGGGCATGTTCATCGACCACCTTTTCTTTCGGTTGGGTTGTAGTTGTTGTTTCCTTTTACAATGTTCTTGTTGTTCTTTAGTTTCTCTTAGTACCTAGGTTGTAAATTTGTTGTTGTGACGCTGAGaaactagagagagaaactagaGAGAACCTTAGGAAAGTCAATTCATATTTGTTCTCAACAAAACCCTAGATCAAAATGGAGGAGGAGACGCCGTCTCCTAATCCAAATGATCTGCATGCACACCATAATCAACACCTAACTGAGCAAAGGGAGGTTCTTATGGAAGATTTGACGGATCAAATGGAGGAAACCACGAAGAATCAAAGGAATTCAGACAAAAAATTACCACACGAAGGATCAACAAAAATAGCAAGACCAATCATCTCTTTTCGAGAGGCTGTTAGCAAATCCACGCAATGGTTCGAGGAGGCTAAAGGAATTATAACGGCATCTAAGGATTTGAATGAAGAACAAGAAGACATGACACCAGAAGGTAATTTAGtagttcattttgataaaaataCCTTAGCTAGATTAAGAAATCCTTGGAAACACACCTTAATGGGTAAATGTCTAGGGCTAAATATTAAATCGTCTTATATGGAAACAAGGGTAAGAGCTATGTGGAGAATTAAAGGAACTTTAGAAATTATTGATGTAGGGAAAggagttttttattttcgtttttcgACTGAGGAAGACTATGAAAAAACCTTATTTGGAGGTCCATGGTTCATTTTAGATCACTATCTTATGCTAACTACTTGGAAACCAAATTTTAGACCATCTTTAcataattttgacaaaattatggTTTGGGCTAGATTCTCGGAGTTACCTGTGGAGTATTATGATAAGGAAGCGTTGTTTTGTATTGCGGGATTAGCGGGCAAACCCATTCGAGTAGATTATGCCACAGACAAATTAACTAGGGCCCGCTATGCTCGGGTTTTCATTGAGGTCGATTTGGATAAACCACTAATTACAAAAGTTTGGGTCGGTGGGGATTGGCAGACAATAGCTTATGAGAATCTCGATACCTTATGTTTTGAATGTGGAAGAATTGGGCATGTAAAACAGAATTGTTTAAACAAAAAACATTTGGATCAAAGTAGTCCTTATATTAAGGATCTCTCCTCTAATGATTGTAATAATCAGGATCGAGGAAATAATAGTAGTATTGCGGAGGGTTTAGAGGTTCCACAAAAATTAAATAACAATACAACCCAAGAATATGGGCCCTGGACTTTAGTTACTAATAAGAAATACACTAAACAACGAATGGAcaattataaaggaaaatcggGAGGGACTACCTCGAACAATTCGAAAATTAATGACTATGGGAAGAAATCCAATAACTAGCAGGTTATTTCCAGAATAAATGCTACGAGTTCTTCAAAAAATGCAGGTGACTTACCCTCTTCTTCTTCCGCCCAATCAACAAAGCAGCTCCATTTGTCTACTAATAATTTTATGGTTTTGAATAATGAAGAAAATCTATTCTCTATCTCAACAAGCAAAAATATTAATGATAACAGAGAGTTCCAACACGTGGCTCCAAGCTCGAAGCCGTTGGGCGACGACACATTGGCTGTTGGTGCTTTAAACCCTTGCTCTACCCCCACAAACAACACTTCAAATAGTCCAAAGAATGCAGCAGTTCCTATCACCCACTCCCCTTCTTCtacactctctctctcttcaccaaaaaaaacaaacacctTTTAGTTCTTCTTCTTCTATTTCTCATGGAGTCCGATCAAAAGAAGACTGTCACATGCATGGAGATGTCATCGCCAATAATAACCACTTATCAGCGACGATCTCAGGAATTAGGGAAAAGGAAGGAATTTGGCAGGATTCCGGTCAATATCCCAACAAGATTACCGGAAGACCCTTGGGAACAGAAGTCCGATCGAACTCTGAATCTATTTCCTTCATCGCCGATGTCGACATGCACGACCAGGAAAGGAACGGCAGCAACATTGGGAGAACTGAGGAGCAGTTTGAAAACCCTCAACACCCTCAATTACAAAGGCCCTCCATATTCCTTGCCTCTGAGAAACAGGGGTTACAATCGGGAGAGAAACCCGAATTCACCAATAGCGGTGGGGCCGAGGCTAATTGCAGGCAAGCGCAACTGGGTGTTCGGGGCTCCGACCCGGGCGCCGGTTTTGAATCGCCAACCTCTACCTCCGTTGCCAAGAGGAGTTACCATAGTTCCCTTGCGTTTCGAAACTCAAGGTCAAGACATGGGCCACCCCGATCGCCTTACAGCAATGTATCTCACCAAGGAGGAAGTGGTGGGTGTtcaaattcaagcgaaatactGGAATCCAACTTTGGGTCAGAGGCAGATTTTCACATATCTCACACCAATTCAGGTGGAGGATATTCCGCTGACAGGGAAACCCCAATTTTGGAAGGATTgggaagtgttaggttatgatacatatgacattacatagatcatgcggaaacaaccattaacccaggacaacatattatttacacataatcatatagcataatttagatgcatactctttgttgcgtgccctccctagctgcgcccgaaccgaacaagaacaagtctttaggactccaagtgtcgtccctccgtagatagtccacagcacgtccggatccgccttaagattgaccaactagaatcgcccttaaggtactagaaaatttcggcactttatgagcaagatgtgtgttttaattttctctcaaaaaactcacttttgaatacttttaaacttgtgtataaattatgacccctaggcctttatttatagagttatggaaaaggaatcgtaatcctagtaggatacgaattaattgaaattagaatcctacatgaattctatttaattaatttatccaattaggaatagaaatttaatcatacactgactcttgtagatttaggaatcacgcatgagcacaaactcacacacacacggcagccacaagggctgcccatgcgcgtgcgagcagcagcccacgcagcgcggcccacgcaacggtggccttggcgcgcgctgggcctgccttgtggtaggcctgggcgctgccttggctgggcttgtggcgcgcgcgtgcttgctgggcgatggcccggcttcgtgctgggccttcgtccggcaggcctcgtccgatgctaattcgtacgatacgcttccgattaaatttccagttccggaatttatttccgatacgaacaatatttaatatttccgattccggaattaatttccgtttcgaacaaatatttaatatttccgtttccggaattattttccgattccggtaatatttccgattctgacaatatttccgtttccggcaatatttccgattctggtaatatttccatttccaataatattttccgatacgtaccatgtttccgtttccggcaacatctacgacttggataatattcatatttccgatacgatccatatttccgtttccggcaatatcatcgtttccggagtattcatttcttgcctgtgacgatcttagctcccactgaaaccaagatccgtcggttccgaatattcatagatggagtatttaatgccattaaatacttgatccgtttacgtactatttgtgtgaccctacgggttcagtcaagagtaagctgtggattaatatcattaattccacttgaactgaagcggcctctagctaggcattcagctcacttgatctcactgaattattaacttgttaattaatactgaactgcatttattagacttaacatagtatgcatacttggaccaagggcattatttccttcagtctcccacttgtccttagggacaagtgtgcatttcctaattcctttgtcgctcgatgcttgctcttgaacataaggtaagagttgtcatccttattatgtccagaggtgttcctcggtttcagagttcaactgatcaaataaacagataatcatagcctatgattcatccgagcacggccatgcatttcacagtttctagctctccgagtggccttgtacaacttttaagcatctcatcccgatttatgagaggacaatcccaatcttgcgatcttgagattagacttcgtttgataggtgattacctgagcgttgcctttatagcctccttttacggtgcgacggttggtcaacgtcaaagcaaccagttctcaaacaagtaatctcaaatcactcaggtattgaggatttagtgtctaataatttaatgaaatttacttatgacagactttcatctcttacagtaaagtttcataggtcttgtccgatactagtcttcccaaagtaagtatctatgcaaatgattatgacattgccatgtccacatagttcaagaaacagaactactagtcatcttgcattctaatcgtctaacgttttctatgcgtccaattttatagaaaactccgattagggaccattttcaacctttgacattcaagttcacttgatagacatttcttagtcacaggactggtcctgacagtctatcttgaatatatcgtcaagttgaagggactcatcatttaataaaccacaaattaaatggaaaaatgaattcctttcatttattgtgaatgattaaccaataatgttttacaaagatttaaactctaaaactttaaaacattaaacagagacatcaaagccattctccaatatgcttgattcccatagctgcagtgtgcgagttgtgcttcgcttgcggcagaggtttagttaatggatctgatatgttgtcatcagttccaattttgcttatctcgacttcttttctttcaacgaactctcgtagaaggtgaaatctacgaagtacatgcttgactctctggtggtgtctaggctcttttgcctgtgcaatagctccgttattatcacaatacagggctattggtcctttaatggaggggactacaccaagttcacctatgaacttccttagccatatagcttcctttgctgcttcatgtgcagcaatgtactccgcttcagttgtagaatccgcaatggtgctttgcttagcacttttccagcttactgctcctccgttgaggcagaagacaaacccagactgtgatctgaaatcatctttgtcggtttggaaacttgcgtccgtatagcctttaacaattaattcatcatctccaccatagaccaggaagtcatctttgtgccttttcaggtacttcagaatattcttggcagcagtccaatgcgcctctcctgggtctgactggtatctgctcgtagcactgagtgcgtacgcaacatccgggcgtgtacatatcatagcatacattatttaaccaatcaatgatgcatatggaatcccattcattcgtctacgctcatcaagtgtttttgggcactgagtcttgcttagagtcattccatgagacatgggtaggtagcctcgcttggagtccaccatcttgaacctatcaagcaccttattgatataagtgctttgactaagtccaatcatctttttagatctatctctgtaaatcttgatgcccaatatgtactgtgcttctcctagatccttcatcgaaaaacatttcccaagccaaatcttgacagagttcaacataggaatgtcatttccgataagcaatatgtcgtcgacatataatactaggaaagcaattttgctcccactgaccttcttgtatacacaagattcgtccgcgttcttgatgaaaccaaagtcactgactgcttcatcaaaacgtatattccagctcctggatgcctgcttcaatccgtagattgacttctttagcttgcatacctttttagcattctttggatcctcaaaaccttcaggctgtgtcataaacacagtttctgttaaaacgccgtttaagaaagcagttttgacatccatctgccatatttcgtaatcgtaatatgcagcgattgctaacattattcgaatagactttagcattgcaactggtgaaaaggtttcatcgtaatccacaccgtggacttgcctgtaaccttttgcaaccaatctagctttgaaaacttcaagtttcccatccttgtcctttttcagtttgaaaacccatttgcttccaatggcttggtagccatctggcaaatcgaccaaatcccatacttggttttcagacatggagtctaattcagattgcatggcttcttgccactgcttggagctagggctcgtcatagcttgcttgtaagtcgcaggttcatcactttcaagtaatagaacgtcatagctctcgttcgtcaaaatacctaagtacctttccggttgagatctatatctttgcgatctacgcggggtaacatttctagattgaccatgattctcaccagattcttctaaagatctctgagtttcatcctgaatgtcatcttgagcattctctagagtttgttgttcgactcgaatttcttcgaggtctacttttctcccacttgtcattttggaaatgtgatccttctccaaaaagacaccatctcgagcaacaaacactttcttctcagatgtattgtagaagtaatacccctttgtttcctttggatagcccacaaggatacatttgtcagattttggatgaagtttgtctgaaattaatcgtttgacgtatacttcacatccccaaatcttaagaaaagacacatttggaggctttccaaaccataattcgtatggagtcttttcgacagctttagacggagctctatttatagtgagtgcagctgtatttagtgcatgtccccaaaattctaatggaagttcggcctgacccatcattgacctgaccatgtctagcaaggttctgttcctccgttctgacacaccgttccattgtggtgttccaggaggagtcaattctgatagaattccacattctttcagatggtcatcaaattcatagctcagatattcaccgcctctatcagaccgcagtgccttaatcttcttgcctaattgattctctacttcactctgaaattccttgaatttgtcaaaggattcagacttatgcttcattaggtagacataaccatacctactgaagtcatcagtgaaagtgataaagtagctgaaaccacctctagcatttgtactcattggtccacatacatctgtatggattaaacccaatagttcatttgctctttctccaactttagagaaaggttgctttgtcattttgccaagtaaacatgattcgcatttaccataatcctctaagttaaatggttctagaattccttccctttgaagtctttctaagcgtttcaagtttatatggcctaatcgacaatgccacagataggtgagatctgaatcatcctttttggcctttttggtatttatgttatatacttgtttgtcgtgatctaataaataaagtccattgactaatctagcagatccataaaacatctctttaaaataaaacgaacaactattgtcttttattataaaggaaaatcccttagcatctaagcaagaaactgtaatgatgtttttagtaagacttggaacatggaaacattcttccagttccaaaactagcccggagggcaacgacaaatagtaagttcctacagctaatgcagcaatccgtgctccatttcccactcgtaggtcgacttcacccttgcttaactttctacttcttcttagtccctgtggattggaacataagtgtgagccacaacctgtatctaatacccaagaagttgaattagcaagtatacagtctataacgaaaatacctgaagatggaacgactgttccgttcttctgatcttcctttagctttggacattctcttttgtaatggcctattccatcacaataaagacagcttgatgtggacttgtcctgctttgatctagcattgcccttggactttccacctttcttgaatggtctctttctagccttgagtaaatctttggcttcacagtccagtactatttcagcctttctgataaggtgaataaattctgcaactgtttcttctcttggttcacttaggtattgttgcttgaagcgaccaaacccactgtgtagtgaattgagcaagacagagactgccatcctttcgcttattggtgttcctagtagacttaggcgatcaaaatatgaacacataagatccacatggaacctcagtgggacgcctaccctctgtttagtgcgaaggagctgaacatgtgtttcttggacctccatcctataacacctgttgggagaactaacctttagaccagacattgattcaatcaactcatggacgttcaggtccctgtcctccgtacttccacga encodes:
- the LOC130472203 gene encoding uncharacterized protein, translated to MEEETPSPNPNDLHAHHNQHLTEQREVLMEDLTDQMEETTKNQRNSDKKLPHEGSTKIARPIISFREAVSKSTQWFEEAKGIITASKDLNEEQEDMTPEGNLVVHFDKNTLARLRNPWKHTLMGKCLGLNIKSSYMETRVRAMWRIKGTLEIIDVGKGVFYFRFSTEEDYEKTLFGGPWFILDHYLMLTTWKPNFRPSLHNFDKIMVWARFSELPVEYYDKEALFCIAGLAGKPIRVDYATDKLTRARYARVFIEVDLDKPLITKVWVGGDWQTIAYENLDTLCFECGRIGHVKQNCLNKKHLDQSSPYIKDLSSNDCDLPSSSSAQSTKQLHLSTNNFMVLNNEENLFSISTSKNINDNREFQHVAPSSKPLGDDTLAVGALNPCSTPTNNTSNSPKNAAVPITHSPSSTLSLSSPKKTNTF